AGGACTCGCTGTCTCTATAATAGGTACGCATAAATAAGCCGTTGAGCAGAATAACGAATAACCAGAGACAAAATAGAAGCGGCTTCCTCATATCTATCCTTCCCTGTCAGACGCGGCTTACCATTACCTGATAGTCGCGTGTCACACGATTTTTGAATAACATGATAAAAGTTCCCGTCACTATCAGAAAAATGCTGGAAACGCCGGCAAAGGCCATGAGCGTATAACTGCTTTCGAATAAATAGAGATGTGCAAGCTTGCCCGCCAGCCCTGCTGATCCGGCTATCAGCAGAGCGATCCAATAGGACTGCCAGGGGAAACGCCACTCCAAGGCTTGCTTCCCTGCATACAACAAAGCCGCTGCATTGAACGCATAGGCCAAAAAAGTCGAGATACCGGCGCCGGCTATTCCCCAGCGCGGCACTAAGAGGAGATTTAGACCTATATTGATACCTGCGGCGAGGGCGGATATTTTCAACAGCGGCATGGTCTGCTTCATAACCAGGAGCGCATTCATTACAATGTTTCCAAATACCCACATATATATTCCCAAGCCGATCCAGACGATAGCGTCGACGCCGCTCCAAAATGCAGGAGCCACAAGCCAGCGCATCAACCATTGGTGCATAATGATGAAGGCCGCGAGCATCGGCACACTGATCCATGCAAAAGCGACAAGAGCGGAAGAAATCTTTTCTGCCCCTTTCTTCACCGACATACTGCTGTACTGAAAAATAATCGGCTGCACCAAAAACCCGAAAACGCCCCCCAGAAACTGGAACGGCGCGCTCCCCACCTGATATGACGCAACATATGTTCCAGTCAGCGCTTCGCCCAAAAACATATTGACGATATACCTGTCGCTCAATGAGAGCATCCAGTTAAAACCTGCAAGCCCGATCCAGGGAAGAATATATGGCAACACTTGTCGCACATATGCAGTATCGGGCATAGCTTGTCTAAAAAGGGATGCGCTCCCATACCGGTTAATCCATACCATCCCCGCCGCACCCGTTAATATGGTAGACAAAGCATACCCTAAAACAAACGCGTCGACACTCGGCTTCCAGATAATACAAAGCGCTAGCGCTCCCAAAGGTTTCAACCAGGCATCCGGCAAAGATAAGGCGACAAGGCTCCCTCTTTTTCTACTTGTATTAAGAAGGGCCTGGGCGATCGTAATACTGGCCAATGAGAAAAAATACGCGGGCATTATCAGCAGCGAGACCTTGTTCTCTCCTCCTGCATATCCAAAGAAGAATACAATTATTGCATAGAGTATGGTTAACCCGCAGGTAATCCATAACTGAAAACGCCACACCATACCCAAAAGAGCATCAAGCCGGTTCCTGCGCTCCTCTTCATGATAAAAGCGGCGTACTGCCTGCGCCAGAGGATGTGCAAATACCATAGCAATAAGGGTCACTCCGTTTATAAATAACCATGAGAGGCCGTACACCTCGCGGGAGAAATAGCCCGTAAGCATGCGAATTGCAAATAACCCGCCGAGAGCCGATATTATATGCCCAAGTATCAGCCAGAATGCTTCGCGCCCAATATTTTGCCATAGCTCTTTCAGTGTCACTGAGCCCTCTCGTTTGTCACCCTAAGGTCCTGATTTGTCGAGACTTCCCCTAAATTTTTTTGTTTCAGTCCACCATGCTGCATGCTCATTCCATTCTTCCTGCCATCCCCCCCATATTATTACGCCGTCAGCATAATCGCGGGATATGTTAAGCTGGAGATGCCAGAAGTCGCCAGAAATATACTGCTCCTTCAGCAAAAAATTACTTTCGTGATACATCGGCCATAGAAACGGGTAAACAGGCTTGCTGTACTTTTTGGCCTCCTTCAGGTTCTCAATAGCGTAAACTTCCCATCCCTCTTTATCACTATAAAAGGTATAAAGCGAAGGGAACACGACATCTATGACTTCAGCTATGGGCTGTAATGCTTTATTTTCAAGAAGCCACTCTTCAAATTTGTCTTTTCCCTTTGCGCCGTTAGCTCTCCAGTAATCCCTGACGGGCAGCACACCGTAAAAGCCTATTTTAACCGTCGGGTTTATTTCTTTGATCAGCGAAGCAACAGTCTTGTATTTAATGATGCTTTTCTTTACCTCATCCGGATTACCCACAACAGGCCAGTGCTCAATATCAATACAGACAATCGAATGGGGCTGCAATGTCTTCGCAATCTCGATAATTTTCTCCCTGTTCGGCTCATCTTTGTTTTCCCCTTTATTCCAAAGCTCTCCAGTGTAAATAATGCGGAGAGGAATCAAGCCATGCAGTGAAAGATCAGGTTTCTCTTTATACAGCGTGGCATCGAAAACCGGAAATCTAGTCTTTGAATCCTGTGCGTATGCTGCAAGAGAAAGGAGAACAACTAATATAAAAAAAAATAATGATAACCATTTATATTTAGACATGACAGTGCCACCTCCATGCTGTCTCAATAATTGCAGATAACGAATCGTAATCGGGTTTCCATTTTAGGGTTTCTCTTATTTTTTTTGAGCTACCAATAAGTATGTGAGGATCGCCTACCCTCCGCTGGCACTCGACCGCATTGATTTTTTTTCCGGTTACTTCTCGCGCAGCTTCAATCACTTCTCGTACTGAGAACCCACTACCGTTTCCCAAATTAAAAACATCGCTCTTGCTGTTATTAATCAAATATTCGAGAGCCAGGATGTGCGCACCAGCCAGATCAGTGACATGGATATAGTCCCGTATGCATGTTCCGTCGGGAGTATCATAATCTGTGCCGAATATTTTAATCTCAGCGCTTCTACCTGCTGCTGCATCCAAAATAAGTGGTATCAGGTGGGTTTCGGGCTCATGCCATTCCCCAAGCTCACCCTCAGTATCTGCTCCTGCAGCATTAAAATAGCGCAAGATGATGTGTTTAATACCGTAGGCCCTGTCATAATCTTTCAGTATCTCCTCAACCATTAACTTGCTTTTACCGTAGGGATTTACTGGATTCTGCGGGTGATCCTCTCTAATAGGGATTTGAGTTGGCATTCCATACGTCGCGCAGGTCGAGGAGAAAATGAAATACTTTACGTTATATTCCCTCATGACCGCTAGAAGATTCAGCGTATTGGAAACATTGTTATGATAATATTTTGCTGGATCAGTGACAGATTCACCGACGTACGCGTAGGCGCTGAAATGCAGAACTGCCTTTACCGGGAATTTTTCGAAGCAACACCTTATCTGGTCTTTGTCTGCCAGATCGCCTAATACAAACTCTCCCCATTTGACGAATTCTCTATGACCATAGATCAGGTTATCGAATACAATAGTTTTATATCCTTTTTTATTGAGAAGCTTATTTGTATGGGAGCCAATATACCCTGCACCCCCTGCAATGAGGATCATTTCAGATTGCCCTTGATCAAAGTCTCAAAATAGACAATAGTCTTCTTGAGCCCCTTATCCAAGGATACTGCTGGCATCCAGCTTAGCTGCTGTTCGGCAAGCGTAATATCCGGCTTTCTCTGCATCGGATCGTCCTGAGGAAGTGGACGAAATATTATCTTCGAACTCGAACCCGTCATTTGTATCACCTGCTCGGCAAGCTCAAGGATGGTAAATTCAGTCGGATTACCAAGATTCACCGGCCCCGTGAATTCATCAGCGCTGTCCATGAGCCTGACGAGTCCGTCAACAAGATCATCGACATAACAAAAGCTCCTCGTCTGTTTCCCGTCACCGTAAACCGTAATATCCTCGCCCTTAAGGGCCTGCATAATAAAGTTACTTACTACCCGACCGTCATTAGGATGCATTTTCGGTCCATACGTGTTAAATATCCTTGCGACTTTGATTCTCAGCTTATGCTGACGGTGATAATCGAAAAAGAGTGTTTCAGCACAGCGTTTACCCTCGTCGTAGCATGATCTCATGCCGATGGGGTTCACATTGCCCCAGTATGACTCGCATTGTGGATGGATTTTGGGATCTCCATAGACTTCGGAAGTCGATGCTTGCAATATTTTAGCCCTTATCCGTTTAGCCAGACCGAGCATATTAATTGCGCCGTGTACACTGGTTTTGGTGGTTTGCACAGGATCGAACTGGTAGTGTATGGGTGATGCCGGACAGGCGAGGTTATAAATTTCGTCAACTTCCAGATACAAAGGGAACGTGATATCGTGTCTCAGGACCTCAAAATACGGATTCTTGAGGAGATGTGCGATATTTGCCCGACGGCCGGTAAAAAAATTGTCTGCGCATACTATTTCATGGCCCTCACTTAAAAGCCGTTCGCAGAGATGCGCACCGATAAAGCCTGCGCCACCGGTTACCAGTATTCTTTTATTTAGGTAATTTTTCATAGCTGATTCTATTTTATCGTCGCATTTAACCTACAATTTATCTGTTACTATATCTCAACCTATACTCATGCCTACTCACGCTTAAGCAACATGCTTAATATTATACTATTTTCAAGCTGCCCCAATATATAATCCCTTTTGCAGCATAAGCATCAATAAACAAGGAGGTGCGCTGTTCTGCAGCGCACCTCCTTGTTTTAGGACAAGAGTTGAAACTACCAGTTTCCGGTCACCGGCTGGTCGCCTGCCACACCGTATGTGTAACATGCGTCGACACCGCAGGCATCGAGAATGCCGTTTCCATTGAGGTCAAGAGTCCACGCGCCGTTTCTGAAGACACCGATCCTTGTTCTGCCATTTCCGGTCCAGTCTCCGGTCACCGGGATGTCCCCGGCAGATCCATAGGAATAGCAGCCATCAATCGCGCATCCGTCAAAGAGACCGTTGCCGTTAATGTCAACTGTCCATGTGCCGCCTCTGAAGACGCCGATCTTCGTCTTGCCGTTTCCGGTCCAGTCTCCGGCTACCGGAGTATCACCGATGCTGCCAAAAGTGTAGATGGTATCAGTACCCGGATTCCATACGCCGTTGCCATTATCAAGGAACCATTGGCCGTTTCTAAAGGTTCCGATCTTTGTCTTGGTATCACCGTTCCAGTCACCGGTCACCGGGATATCGGTCGAGAGACCAAAGCTGTAGGTAAAATCAATACCAGGGTTCCATGCGCCGTTGCCGTTGGCGTCCAAGAACCATCTGCCGCCGCGGAAGGCGCCAATTTTTACCTTGCCATCACCGTTCCAGTCACCGGATAACGCTTTATCGCCTGCGAGACCAAAATTATAGACAAGGTCTATTCCCGCATCAAAAATGCCATTGGTATTCACGTCGAGGTTCCATATACCGCTGCGGAAAATACCGACCGACTGAGGAGAGCCCAAAAGGGCAACCTGAGCAGTGGCAGATCCTCCTGCCGATGATGTCACAATAACTGAAGCCGGAGGTGCCTGAATTCCCGTTAACACCAAAGTGTCATTGGTAAGAGTTCCGAGCGGGAGACCAGCGCCAGGAGCATCAGCGGTAAGCGATGGGGGCACAGCCTTGTCACTCGACGATGCCATAATGGTAAGCGTTGCTTTTGTAATATTGTATTCCGCTTTACTAATAGTGACTGAATCAGTAAGAGCACTACTAATGGAGGAAGCAGAGCTACCCGCGGCATTTGCAGTCAACGTCACAAAGGGTGGTAGTACTGTCGCATCAGCCAGATTTATAGTGGCAAAGAAGTTCCCTATTGCGCTGCCCGCAAGAGCGACTTCGCCTGGCGGCATATTGGCGCCGCCGCTCACGGTGACGGTCGCCGCCGGTGCGGAATCGGCGAAAATATCAATCTGCCCCTGACCGGCTGCAGTCCTGCTGTAGGTCGTCCTTGTCGGGGTCAGGGGGGTGGGAAGGACGCCGTCGAATAATCTGCCGACGAGCTCGAAATTCACAGTTTCGATAGAGTTTATGCCGGGGCCCCCGATGTTCGGGCCCTCAACGCGGAATACATTGCCGAAAGGACCTCCCGTCACAGGCCCGAGTGCGGCAGGCTGGGCGATATAAAGCTTGCCGCTTCCCGGATAGAGATCGAAGAACGGAAGCGGCGCGCCTCCCGGCGTTAACGAAGGTCTGAGATAGGGCCCGATGCTGCTGCCGAGCGCACCGGTGAAGACGCCGGGAACGGTGATGCCGATATCCTGGGTCATATTGATCGCCCTGACCCCCGGCTGTACATTGTTAAACGGAAAAATACCATAAGGGGTCGTCACTACATAGTTTCCGCCTGGAGCGGGAATATCGACCCGGATGCGGACGCGGCCGAACGATACCTGGTCGCCCTGGATCGGTTCCTCGAAGGCGAAGGCCGCTTCAAGGGCCATGACCAGATCGGCGCTGCCGCCGCCCGGCAGATCGATGATCGTGCCGCCCGCCCACCAGAACGCTTCTCCGGGGAAGTTGGTAGGGAAGACGATGGGGGCGAGGGGGCTCGGCACATCCGCTGGCAGAATGAGACATGCGCCGTCGGCCAGTTCCTGCACATTCGGTATGCACAATTCGAGCGCCAGCCCGTTGCTGTCCTGGTAGTATTTCGGGAACCCGTTGTTCGGATCGATCGGTCCCATTACATTCAGAGCAGCGTGGGCCGCTGACGATACTATGAGCGATAGGACAAAAGCTGCTGTAACGATGAGCATGATACGTTCTCTTTGCTTCATGGCTCTCTCCTTTTTCGTCTTGTTGCGCCTTCTCGTTTCTAACTATTAAAGTTCGGAGGGCGCTCAAGGTTTTCTAGAGCGTCCCTGACTAACTACCATATGCCGATAACCGGTTTATCTCCTGCTGCACCGAAGGTGAAACAGCCGTCAATAGTGCAATCCTCAAGAATCCTATTACCGTTCAGATCCAGTATCCATGTTCCACTTCTAAAAACTCCTATTTCTGTTATACCATCACCGTTCCAGTCGCCTGCTACAGGGATATCGGTAGCAAGACCGAAGGTAAAGGCAGAGTCGATGCCGGCATCCCATCTACCGTTGCCGTTGTCAAGGAACCATGTGTTTCCGCGGACTACACCGATCTTTGTTGTCCCCGAGCCGTTCCAGTCGCCTGTTATCGGTTTATCCCCCGTTAGACCAAAGGCAAATGTAGAATCCACTCCCTGATCCCATCTCCTGTTGCCATTTGCATCCAGATACCACTTGCCGCCACGGAACACACCGATATCAGTAATGCCGTCGTTATTCCAATCTCCGGTCACCGGGATGTCGCCAGCGATGCCGAAGGCTATGGTAGCATCTACCCCTTGATTCCATATGCCGTTGCCGTTAGTGTCGAGGAACCACTTGCCGCTTCTGAATGTTCCTATCCTCGAAATGGCCGATCCATCCCAACTTCCTGCTACAGGAACATCGCTTGCGAGGCCAAATCTGTTGGAAGTGAAGTCAGTGCCAGGGTCGAAGACACCGTTTCCATTAGAGTCGAGTCTCCATATGGCATTGCCGAACACCCCGATCTTCGCTGCCGGGAAATTCTCCGAGAACTCCACCGGCGCAAGGAAGACGGCAGAATCGCCGTCCATGTCGAACCCGTCGTCGCTCGTGTCGGCGATCACGATCTTGACGTGGTGGACCGCTCCTGGGTCGATGGGAACCGTCGCTGATATCACCTTGCTGAACCCGTTATATTGCGTGCCAAAAGGGGTAGGCGTCCCGAAATCGAGGGGATCGTTGTTGATGAAGCCGGCGGGGGTCGCGGTCCCGTTGAGGGTATTGATGGTTACGGGGTTCGAGGTACCCGGGACCAGGGCGTAGTTCACGCCGTCGACGTACAATGCGACAATATCGTTGAACTCCTCGCCGACGAAGGTGTTGTACTCTTCCGAGGCGAAGACGAAGCTGAAGGTGGCGATGTTCTTGTTCGAGGGCGGGATGAAATCGAACTCGAGCACGCTCGCGTCAGCCGTCATATACGGCGCAACGAGGCCGTCGAGATCGGTATCGCCATCCAAAAAGTTTGCGCTGCCGTATGCCCCGTCGTTGGGACCGACGGCATTGAAAATGGACCCCGTGGTCAGCAGGATACCTTCATCGATGCCGATGCCGTCCACGAGGCCGTTCCTGAATATACCCGCCGCTTCAGGCTCCCCGGTGTAGACGATATTGCTGACCTGAGGCCCCCCCGAGCCCATCAGCTTGTCCGTAAGCTCCTGCTCGGTGATCTCGGTCAGATCCTGCAGGTCTTCGAACCCGATGGCGAACGCCGGAATGCCGCTTGCGATGATGAATACTGAAATGAGCGCCATCTTCAGTACCGTTCTCATAATGCCTCCCCAATTTACGCTTTCAGCGAATTAACATCGTAAGGAATATCTCTTCGATGCACCTGGAGAGTAAGTAGCAAGATGCAGGCCAAAAAATTAAAAAAGCTTAATCACCGCAGAGTCTGCCACATGTGGCGCTAGCGCGAGCCGATCCTGCCACTTCTGTCACAGAGTAGAAGAAAAGAGAGCTCAGGTATTATTTCGTGCTGCGGGGTCCATTCATTTTGAATTAATCAATTTAGAGCATCGAGCAGACAGAATGAGGAGAATGTTAGCGGGGAGTGATCCAGTCGCCGGCGGGTCTGAAGGTCTTATCGACGAGATCGACGGTGATGATATGGGCGCCCAGTGCGCCGGTGCGCCTGTTCGGGGCATAGGATATGCGCGGCGTCACGCCGGTCTCGAAGCGGTAGAGCCCCTCGAGCGCCTTCACCAGCTTTTCTCTCGTCAGCTCCCTGCCGCCCGACTTCAGCCCCTCTACCAGGATGCGGGCAGCGGCATACGCGGAGATCTGAGCCGCCTTATGGTCCGGAGAAAGGCGATACTTCTCGGCAAGCAGGGCGAATTCGACGGCCCCCGGTCCATGGAGATCGGAGGGCGCTGTCGGCGAGGAGAGGACTATCTTCTCATGGAACGAGAGCGGCATGGCGAAAAGCTCTTTTGCGCTCTGTGCC
This is a stretch of genomic DNA from Nitrospirota bacterium. It encodes these proteins:
- a CDS encoding polysaccharide biosynthesis C-terminal domain-containing protein, translated to MTLKELWQNIGREAFWLILGHIISALGGLFAIRMLTGYFSREVYGLSWLFINGVTLIAMVFAHPLAQAVRRFYHEEERRNRLDALLGMVWRFQLWITCGLTILYAIIVFFFGYAGGENKVSLLIMPAYFFSLASITIAQALLNTSRKRGSLVALSLPDAWLKPLGALALCIIWKPSVDAFVLGYALSTILTGAAGMVWINRYGSASLFRQAMPDTAYVRQVLPYILPWIGLAGFNWMLSLSDRYIVNMFLGEALTGTYVASYQVGSAPFQFLGGVFGFLVQPIIFQYSSMSVKKGAEKISSALVAFAWISVPMLAAFIIMHQWLMRWLVAPAFWSGVDAIVWIGLGIYMWVFGNIVMNALLVMKQTMPLLKISALAAGINIGLNLLLVPRWGIAGAGISTFLAYAFNAAALLYAGKQALEWRFPWQSYWIALLIAGSAGLAGKLAHLYLFESSYTLMAFAGVSSIFLIVTGTFIMLFKNRVTRDYQVMVSRV
- the galE gene encoding UDP-glucose 4-epimerase GalE; translation: MILIAGGAGYIGSHTNKLLNKKGYKTIVFDNLIYGHREFVKWGEFVLGDLADKDQIRCCFEKFPVKAVLHFSAYAYVGESVTDPAKYYHNNVSNTLNLLAVMREYNVKYFIFSSTCATYGMPTQIPIREDHPQNPVNPYGKSKLMVEEILKDYDRAYGIKHIILRYFNAAGADTEGELGEWHEPETHLIPLILDAAAGRSAEIKIFGTDYDTPDGTCIRDYIHVTDLAGAHILALEYLINNSKSDVFNLGNGSGFSVREVIEAAREVTGKKINAVECQRRVGDPHILIGSSKKIRETLKWKPDYDSLSAIIETAWRWHCHV
- a CDS encoding UDP-glucuronic acid decarboxylase family protein, giving the protein MKNYLNKRILVTGGAGFIGAHLCERLLSEGHEIVCADNFFTGRRANIAHLLKNPYFEVLRHDITFPLYLEVDEIYNLACPASPIHYQFDPVQTTKTSVHGAINMLGLAKRIRAKILQASTSEVYGDPKIHPQCESYWGNVNPIGMRSCYDEGKRCAETLFFDYHRQHKLRIKVARIFNTYGPKMHPNDGRVVSNFIMQALKGEDITVYGDGKQTRSFCYVDDLVDGLVRLMDSADEFTGPVNLGNPTEFTILELAEQVIQMTGSSSKIIFRPLPQDDPMQRKPDITLAEQQLSWMPAVSLDKGLKKTIVYFETLIKGNLK
- a CDS encoding choice-of-anchor L domain-containing protein → MRTVLKMALISVFIIASGIPAFAIGFEDLQDLTEITEQELTDKLMGSGGPQVSNIVYTGEPEAAGIFRNGLVDGIGIDEGILLTTGSIFNAVGPNDGAYGSANFLDGDTDLDGLVAPYMTADASVLEFDFIPPSNKNIATFSFVFASEEYNTFVGEEFNDIVALYVDGVNYALVPGTSNPVTINTLNGTATPAGFINNDPLDFGTPTPFGTQYNGFSKVISATVPIDPGAVHHVKIVIADTSDDGFDMDGDSAVFLAPVEFSENFPAAKIGVFGNAIWRLDSNGNGVFDPGTDFTSNRFGLASDVPVAGSWDGSAISRIGTFRSGKWFLDTNGNGIWNQGVDATIAFGIAGDIPVTGDWNNDGITDIGVFRGGKWYLDANGNRRWDQGVDSTFAFGLTGDKPITGDWNGSGTTKIGVVRGNTWFLDNGNGRWDAGIDSAFTFGLATDIPVAGDWNGDGITEIGVFRSGTWILDLNGNRILEDCTIDGCFTFGAAGDKPVIGIW